The genomic region AAGCAAATGTCCCTGCTCACAAGCGACTTTGTAATAATATGAGGCTTTGGAATACCAATGCTCGCCACGCTCGCCCTTTGCATACAACACACCAATTTTGTAGCAGTCCTCGATATTCCCGCTCGCGCAAGTCTCTTTAAGTGCTTTAATGGCTTGTGTGAGCTGTGGAGATTCGTAATGTTTAGAGCTACCATCTGCAAGTTGCGAAGTTTTTTGCAATTTTTTATTACACGCACCTAGAAAGACGATTAATACGCCTAAAATTAGGATTTTTGCTATTTTCATACCTTTCCTCGCGCTAGATTATTTGAGATTGAGCTGTTTGTATTTATCACAACCGAGTTGATAGCCAAAGTCGCAAGAAAGCCCAAAATATTCTTTCCCCATATTTTTGTCTTTTTTCACGCCTTTGCCCTCCATCGCTAAAACTGCGAGATTGTAGCAACCTTTGGGACTTTTGCCAATGCAAGCATCAGTATAATAAAGCCCTGCTTGCACGGGGTCTTTTTTCTCTATTCCATAGCCATTTTCAAACATCACACCTAAATTATTGCACGCATCCGCATTGCCCCTCTGGCAAGACATATCATACAGTTCTAAACTTCTTTGGTAATCCTGCCTCACGCCAAAACCTTGAAAAAATAAAACACCCAAATTATTGCACGCTGGCAAATACCCCGCATTGCACGCACTTTCATAATAACTCACACTTTTATGATAATCCTGCTTAATATTTTCACCATCGCTATACAAAATTCCAAGCTCATAGCACGAGGACACATCGCCATTATCACAGCTTTGCGCAAAAAGTTGCAATGCACGTTTTACATTTCCCTTATTAAGCTCATTGCGCGCTTCTTTATCGCTAGCCGTTAGCACATTTGCAAAGACGCATAAAAGCACTGCATAAATACAATGTTTCATTCTTACTTCTCCTTTAGCCCAAAGCTCTCCTAAGGCAAATCAGCGCGACATTCTAGCAAAATAAAGCTACAAAAAGGCAATTTAAATATATTTTGTGTGCAAAATTTTATTTTTAAAGATTCTCATTAATCACAGCATTATAAAATCTAGCACACCATATTTTACACAAGGAAGGAAGCTCATGCAAGAACAAAAAAAAGTGTATTTTTTCTCCACCTGTATTGGTGCTGCGACGTGTTCGAATACCTGCATAAATGCTATTAAGCTTTTGCAAAAGGAAGGTGTTGAAGTCATTTTCAAAAAAGACCAAACCTGTTGCGGACAACCCACTTTCAACTCTGGCTATTATGAGGAAACCAAAAAAATCGCCCTGCATACTATGGAACTTTTCAAACAAGATATTCCTATTGTTCTGCCAAGTGGTTCATGCACCGGAATGCTAAGGATTGATTATCTTGAGCTTTTTAAGAACACGGAATACGAGGAGCGCGCGCGCAAGTTTTGCTCTCGAATCTATGAGTTAAGCGAATATCTCATCAAAATCGGCGCAAGCTACGAAGACAAGGGCGCACCTGTTTCTATCACTTGGCATAGCAATTGCCACGCACTGCGCGTTGCAAAATGTGTAGATTCTGCAAAAACACTTTTAAGAAGTTTGAAAAATGTGGAGCTTATCGAGTTAGAGCGTGAAGAGGAATGTTGCGGTTTTGGTGGGACATTTAGTGTCAAAGAACCTGAAATTTCAAACATAATGGTAAGTCGCAAAATCGAAGACATAAAAGCGCGCAACGTGGAATATATAATCGCCGGCGATGCAGGTTGTGGGCTTAATATCAGCGGTGCGATGAAAAAACAAGGTGTAGGTGTAAAATATATGCACCTATACGACTTCCTTGCCACGCGCATTGGTATTGCGGATTCTAAGTAGATTTTATAAGGAGGGAAAATGAGTGCTACACATAATCAGTCCAGAGGCAAAGAGCTTAAGCAAAAATACCACGAAGCCATTAATGAGGGGCTAAACAACAAGCAACTACGCACCAATTTGCTAAACGCAATGGATACTCTGCGCGGGAATCGCAAGAAGCTTATTAACGCGTGCTTTACCGACTGGGAGGGACTGCGCGATAAGGGCAAGGAGCTAAAACAAAAGAATCTACGCCATTTAGATGAAATCCTAGAAGCCTTTGAGAAAAACGCCACGCGCAATGGTATGAAAGTGCATTGGGCGTGCAATGCAGAGCAGGCAAATGAGATTATTTTCAACCTTATGCAAGAGCGCGGAATCACAAAGATTCTAAAAGGCAAATCAATGGCAAGCGAGGAGATTCACTTTAATAAATTTTTAGAATCTAAAGGCTTACAAGCGATTGAAACGGATTTAGGCGAGGTGATTTTACAGCTACTAGGCGAAACGCCCGTGCATATCGTTGCCCCAGCGATTCACAAAAACCGCTATGAAATCGGCGAACTTTTTCATAAAAAAATCCCAAATGCACCTTTAGAATCTGAACCTGAAAAGCTCAATGACATTGCGCGAACCTATATGCGCAAGGAGTTTGAGGGCTTTAAAATGGGGCTTAGTGGTGTAAATTTTGGAATCGCAAATGAGGGTGCAATATGGCTTATTGAAAATGAAGGAAATGGGCGTATGAGCACTACTGCACCGGATATCCATGTTGCAATTTGCGGGATTGAAAAGGTGGTGGAGAGCTTTGAAGATGCAGCGATTTTAGATACCTTGCTAGCACCTTCCGCAGTTGGCACGCCCATTACTTGCTACAATAATATCATTACTTCCCCGCGCAAAGAGGGCGAGCTTGATGGACCAAAAGAAGTGCATATCGTGCTACTTGACAATAATCGCTCAAATATGTTGCAAGATTCACACTATTATCGCGCGATGAGCTGTATCCGCTGTGGGAGCTGTCTCAATCACTGCCCGGTGTATGATAAAATTGGCGGACACGCGTATCTTAGCACCTATCCCGGACCTATTGGCGAGGTGATTAGCCCGCAACTTTTTGGAATCAATACCTGCTCGCCCATGCTTGATTTATGCTCGCTTTGTGGGCGTTGCTCGGAGGTTTGCCCGGTTAAAATTCCACTAGCAGATTTGATCCGCGATTTACGCAGTGAGCGCGTAGGACAAGGACGCAAAAATATCATAGGGAATGATGGCAGCACGCAAAATCCTACTGAAATTAGCCAGATGAGGCAATTTGCAGTCATAGCGACAAGTCCCAGTAAATGGCGCTTTGCGATGCGTGTAGTTGGAACTTTTGGATTCTTGGGTAAATTTGTCGCGCCGTATTTACCGCTTATCAAAAATTGGGTGAAATACCGCGAATTTCCACAAATTAGCGGTGGGCTACACGCAAAAGTTTCAAAAATGCAAGGGGTGATTTATGAATAACACAGCAAATACCGCAAGAGACGAGATTCTAAGTAGGTTAAGAACTTCTATTAGTAAAAATACGCATATCCCAAACCACGCGCCGTGCTTTGAGGGCGCGATAAAAATGGGGGGTGCATTGCTTGAGACTTTTAAGACAAATCACAGCAACAATAAGGGCATTATCGTAGAATCTACAAAAGAAAATCTGCCCGCCACGATTGCAGAGATTTTGCGCGAAAATGAGGCAAAAGAAGTGCTTTATAATGTTGATATTGATGTGGATTCAAGCACGCTTAGCGCGAGTGTGAGTGCTACAAGTGGCACAAATCTCGTGCCTTACACAAAAAGCGTTGATGAAATCCGCTCGCAACTTTTTTCCATCGATACTTCCATCGTGCAAGCGCGTTGTGGGGTTGCGGATTTGGGGATTTTATGCCTTAGCGCAAACAAGGACGCTCCACGCCTAAGCTCGCTTATTACTAACACTTGCATTTATTTGCTTCCAAAAGAAAATATCGTTCATCATATTTTTGCTGGAATTGAATTTGCAAAAAGCTATGAGCGTGCGCGTAGCGGAGATTCTAATTATCTGCCGACAAATATTATTTTTGTCGCTGGACCTTCGCGCACAGCGGATATTGAGCTTATCACCGTTTTTGGTGTGCATGGACCGCGCAAAACTTATGTTGTGTTGTATTAGGCGTGATTTGTGGGATTGATGAGGCTGGGCGCGGATGTTTGTGCGCGAGCCTTTTTGTATGCGGGGTGCTAGGCGAGGAAAATACGTTAAAAAATCTTGGCATTAAGGATTCTAAAAAGCTCACGCAAAGCGCGCGTTTTGCTAAAGCACAAGCCTTGAAGGAACTCGCACAAGTTGGCGCAATTGCTTATAAACTCATAGAAATAAGCGCGGAAGAAATCGACACACTTGCCTTAGGTGTGTGTATGCAAAAGGCGCTAAAAGAGATTATAAGCCATTTTGCAAGTTTTGATTTTAAGACAGAATCCAAGCTCTTTCTTTTTGATGGAAACACGACTTTTGGGCTTCCTAGAGAGTTTGTAGATTCTCACGCAAGCGCGTGTATTTCACTGCAAACACTCATCAAAGGCGATGATAAAAATCTCCTTATCGCCGCTGCTTCAATCCTCGCAAAAAGCGCAAAAGATTCTCAAATGATTGAACTTGATAAAATTTATCCGCAATATGGCTTTGCCAAACACAAAGGCTATGGCACAAAAGCGCATATTGGCGCGATTGAGATATTTGGACTTACACCATTACATCGTAAAAATTTTTGTAAAAATCTTTTCACTCCAACGCTTCTATAATCAACTTCAAATCAATCCCAAAAAGCAAAAATTACCACTTACAAAGCAAGATACAGCGAACAATCCTAACCTTAATACATACTTAAGCAAAGTAAGTATAGACTACAAGCGCAATACAAAATAAGGGGGGGGGGAAAACAATGAAAGAGGTGCAATGCCAAGACATTACGCAAGCAGTCGCAAAACTCGCGATTGAAGCCTGTTGTGTGCAAACAGATGATATAAAAAGAGCATTTAAAAAAGCTAGAGATTCTGAAACTTCACCTTTGGGGAAAAATATCCTTGACACGCTTATCGAAAATGGCAAAATCGCACAGGAAAATATGATGCCAATCTGCCAAGATACGGGTATGCTGGTGGTTTTTGTCGATGTGGGACAAGATGTGCATATTGTGGGCGGTTACCTAGAAGATGCAATTAATGAAGGTGTGAAAAAAGGCTACACAGAGGGCTATTTGCGAAAATCTGTCGTAAGCGAGCCACTTTTTGAGCGCAAAAACACTACAAATAACGCACCCGCAGTAATTCACACAAGAATAATCCCGGGGGATAAAATCCATATCCAAGTTGCGCCAAAAGGCTTTGGTAGCGAGAACAAAAGCATTTTGAAAATGCTCGTGCCAGCTGATGGTATTGAAGGGGTAAAAAAGGTGTTTTTAGAAGCTGTCAAATTAGCCGGACCAAACGCCTGTCCGCCGATGGTTATAGGCGTAGGCATAGGCGGAACAATGGAAAAAGCCGCGCTTTTAGCCAAAAAGGCAGCTGTACGTGAGACAGATTCTAAAAATCCAGACCCACGCTATGCAAAACTAGAAGATGAATTGCTAGAAATGGCAAATGCCACAGGCGTGGGACCGCAGGGCTTAGGCGGGATTACCACAGCATTTAAGGTAAATGTAGAATGGTATCCAACACATATCGCAGGACTTCCCGTAGCAATCAATATCAACTGCCACGCAGCGCGTCACTGCGACATAGAACTATAAGCTTTCAAGGAGGCAACAATGAGCAACACACAAATAAGGAAAATTACCGCACCTTTTGATAAAAAAGTCGCCAAAAGCTTAAAAGCTGGAGAATCTGTGCTGATTTCTGGCACGATTCTAGTCGCAAGAGATGCCGCACACAAAGCCCTGACAGAAGCCTTACAAAGAGGTGAAAAACTGCCGGTGGATTTACGCGGAGAGACAATCTATTACTTAGGACCAAGCCCTGCAAAGCCGGGCAACCCCATCGGCTCAGCTGGACCAACCACAAGCGGGAGAATGGATAAATACACGCCAACTATCATAAAACAGGGCATTAGCGGTATGATAGGCAAGGGCTACCGCTCGCAAGAAGTGGTGGATTCTATGGTGGAAAATGGCGTGGTGTATATGGTGGCTGTGGGCGGTGCGGCGGCACTTATCTCTAAAACGATTAAAAAATACGAAGTGCTAGCCTACCCAGAGCTCGGACCTGAAGCGGT from Helicobacter himalayensis harbors:
- a CDS encoding fumarate hydratase, producing MKEVQCQDITQAVAKLAIEACCVQTDDIKRAFKKARDSETSPLGKNILDTLIENGKIAQENMMPICQDTGMLVVFVDVGQDVHIVGGYLEDAINEGVKKGYTEGYLRKSVVSEPLFERKNTTNNAPAVIHTRIIPGDKIHIQVAPKGFGSENKSILKMLVPADGIEGVKKVFLEAVKLAGPNACPPMVIGVGIGGTMEKAALLAKKAAVRETDSKNPDPRYAKLEDELLEMANATGVGPQGLGGITTAFKVNVEWYPTHIAGLPVAININCHAARHCDIEL
- a CDS encoding LutB/LldF family L-lactate oxidation iron-sulfur protein gives rise to the protein MSATHNQSRGKELKQKYHEAINEGLNNKQLRTNLLNAMDTLRGNRKKLINACFTDWEGLRDKGKELKQKNLRHLDEILEAFEKNATRNGMKVHWACNAEQANEIIFNLMQERGITKILKGKSMASEEIHFNKFLESKGLQAIETDLGEVILQLLGETPVHIVAPAIHKNRYEIGELFHKKIPNAPLESEPEKLNDIARTYMRKEFEGFKMGLSGVNFGIANEGAIWLIENEGNGRMSTTAPDIHVAICGIEKVVESFEDAAILDTLLAPSAVGTPITCYNNIITSPRKEGELDGPKEVHIVLLDNNRSNMLQDSHYYRAMSCIRCGSCLNHCPVYDKIGGHAYLSTYPGPIGEVISPQLFGINTCSPMLDLCSLCGRCSEVCPVKIPLADLIRDLRSERVGQGRKNIIGNDGSTQNPTEISQMRQFAVIATSPSKWRFAMRVVGTFGFLGKFVAPYLPLIKNWVKYREFPQISGGLHAKVSKMQGVIYE
- a CDS encoding tetratricopeptide repeat protein: MKHCIYAVLLCVFANVLTASDKEARNELNKGNVKRALQLFAQSCDNGDVSSCYELGILYSDGENIKQDYHKSVSYYESACNAGYLPACNNLGVLFFQGFGVRQDYQRSLELYDMSCQRGNADACNNLGVMFENGYGIEKKDPVQAGLYYTDACIGKSPKGCYNLAVLAMEGKGVKKDKNMGKEYFGLSCDFGYQLGCDKYKQLNLK
- a CDS encoding (Fe-S)-binding protein; its protein translation is MQEQKKVYFFSTCIGAATCSNTCINAIKLLQKEGVEVIFKKDQTCCGQPTFNSGYYEETKKIALHTMELFKQDIPIVLPSGSCTGMLRIDYLELFKNTEYEERARKFCSRIYELSEYLIKIGASYEDKGAPVSITWHSNCHALRVAKCVDSAKTLLRSLKNVELIELEREEECCGFGGTFSVKEPEISNIMVSRKIEDIKARNVEYIIAGDAGCGLNISGAMKKQGVGVKYMHLYDFLATRIGIADSK
- a CDS encoding LutC/YkgG family protein, which codes for MNNTANTARDEILSRLRTSISKNTHIPNHAPCFEGAIKMGGALLETFKTNHSNNKGIIVESTKENLPATIAEILRENEAKEVLYNVDIDVDSSTLSASVSATSGTNLVPYTKSVDEIRSQLFSIDTSIVQARCGVADLGILCLSANKDAPRLSSLITNTCIYLLPKENIVHHIFAGIEFAKSYERARSGDSNYLPTNIIFVAGPSRTADIELITVFGVHGPRKTYVVLY
- a CDS encoding Fe-S-containing hydro-lyase yields the protein MSNTQIRKITAPFDKKVAKSLKAGESVLISGTILVARDAAHKALTEALQRGEKLPVDLRGETIYYLGPSPAKPGNPIGSAGPTTSGRMDKYTPTIIKQGISGMIGKGYRSQEVVDSMVENGVVYMVAVGGAAALISKTIKKYEVLAYPELGPEAVARITIENFPAIVAIDTQGNNFYEAGQKPYRKT
- a CDS encoding ribonuclease HII, producing MICGIDEAGRGCLCASLFVCGVLGEENTLKNLGIKDSKKLTQSARFAKAQALKELAQVGAIAYKLIEISAEEIDTLALGVCMQKALKEIISHFASFDFKTESKLFLFDGNTTFGLPREFVDSHASACISLQTLIKGDDKNLLIAAASILAKSAKDSQMIELDKIYPQYGFAKHKGYGTKAHIGAIEIFGLTPLHRKNFCKNLFTPTLL